A window of Castanea sativa cultivar Marrone di Chiusa Pesio chromosome 1, ASM4071231v1 contains these coding sequences:
- the LOC142622800 gene encoding uncharacterized protein LOC142622800 yields MMKEYQQKQSVECSSGLLGKDSDHLLIKPMIFSAGCNVLAKTESLTEVGFSTLGDVGQGESMDGVGNEEMKVPSAQLPLRDISNQPPSPIKDVSEIVATAALNILMAELKHIDPKLRPRKKVNEVIPSLCSVQEEDNMVLVEISTVVAQGNQDVDSDGMLIEGGVLAAT; encoded by the coding sequence ATGATGAAAGAATACCAGCAGAAGCAATCTGTAGAGTGTAGCAGCGGCCTACTTGGCAAAGATTCTGATCACCTTTTGATCAAGCCGATGATTTTCTCTGCTGGTTGTAACGTTTTAGCCAAAACTGAGTCTCTGACCGAGGTGGGCTTCTCTACACTCGGTGATGTGGGGCAAGGTGAGAGTATGGATGGAGTTGGTAATGAGGAGATGAAGGTGCCTTCAGCGCAACTTCCTTTGAGGGATATCTCAAATCAACCTCCTAGTCCGATCAAAGATGTGTCGGAAATTGTTGCAACGGCCGCCCTCAACATCTTGATGGCGGAGTTGAAGCATATTGACCCCAAGCTCAGACCTCGCAAGAAGGTAAATGAAGTCATACCAAGCCTCTGTTCAGTTCAGGAGGAGGATAACATGGTATTAGTTGAAATCTCCACAGTTGTTGCTCAAGGGAATCAGGATGTGGACTCGGATGGAATGCTAATTGAAGGTGGAG